A stretch of the Polyangiaceae bacterium genome encodes the following:
- a CDS encoding GNAT family N-acetyltransferase, translating to MARTVELRPLARDDDRSAFSCGQADLDRFFEHYAGQNQFKLHLAVTYVALVEGRIVGFATVAPSSIERASVPSARLRKRLPGYPLPVLRLARLGVDARARGLGIGKALLRHVLGLALEQRDRLGCVGVVTDAKPDAVSFYETLGFQALEGVREGLLVSEPMPMFLGIDTIATALAP from the coding sequence GTGGCCAGGACCGTTGAGCTTCGTCCGCTCGCGCGGGACGACGATCGAAGTGCCTTCTCCTGTGGTCAGGCCGATCTCGATCGCTTCTTCGAGCACTACGCTGGCCAGAATCAGTTCAAGCTACACCTGGCGGTCACGTACGTGGCGCTGGTCGAAGGGCGTATCGTGGGCTTCGCCACAGTTGCCCCGTCTTCGATCGAGCGCGCCTCCGTACCGAGCGCGCGCCTGCGGAAGCGACTGCCGGGCTACCCGCTTCCCGTCTTGCGGCTGGCGCGCCTCGGCGTCGACGCGCGAGCTCGGGGACTCGGCATCGGCAAGGCGCTCTTGCGTCACGTGCTCGGCCTGGCGCTCGAGCAGCGAGACCGTCTCGGCTGCGTGGGCGTGGTGACCGACGCCAAGCCCGATGCGGTGAGCTTCTACGAGACCCTCGGCTTCCAGGCGCTCGAAGGAGTCCGCGAGGGCCTCCTGGTTTCGGAGCCGATGCCGATGTTCCTCGGCATAGACACGATCGCCACGGCGCTCGCTCCGTGA
- a CDS encoding DUF1778 domain-containing protein, which yields MSDQSQISATVSAATKDRLDRFTESHGLKKNFVVEQALLYFMEARRELPDEALIPVRVVLDDKAFDRVVTLLESPAAPTAALRELMRGQDR from the coding sequence ATGAGCGACCAATCGCAGATCTCGGCGACGGTTTCGGCCGCCACGAAGGACAGGCTCGATCGCTTCACGGAGAGCCACGGGCTCAAGAAGAACTTCGTGGTCGAGCAAGCGCTGCTGTACTTCATGGAAGCGCGACGGGAGCTGCCCGACGAAGCGCTCATCCCGGTGCGCGTCGTGCTCGACGACAAGGCGTTCGATCGGGTCGTAACGCTGCTCGAGAGTCCGGCGGCGCCGACCGCAGCGCTGCGCGAGCTGATGCGTGGCCAGGACCGTTGA